The Leptidea sinapis chromosome 35, ilLepSina1.1, whole genome shotgun sequence genome contains a region encoding:
- the LOC126975418 gene encoding uncharacterized protein LOC126975418: MSSSESDTAKSHVNTEPRRCRKTSTTQSGVVNSPGQMRIPPFWPEKPAIWFAQVEGQFAIMHITDDATKFYHVLSTLDRQYATEVEDILTGPADYKKLKAELIKRLSVSRENKVKQLLMHEELGNRKPSQFLRHLQHLAGPNMPPNFLKTIWTSRLPTAMQSIVASQPTLPLDDLAELADRINDIATPVQHVAATTSSPIDQLVQQVAQLTKQVSALTMQVNREPRERRRTERRRERCSRSSSQRSQSSYRRYPICWYHNKHGGKAQKCIKPCNYRSENAPGSQ, translated from the coding sequence ATGTCATCCAGTGAAAGTGACACTGCAAAATCACATGTGAATACGGAGCCTCGAAGATGTCGCAAGACGAGTACGACCCAATCCGGGGTAGTAAACTCACCTGGTCAGATGAGAATACCACCGTTTTGGCCTGAAAAGCCGGCTATATGGTTTGCGCAGGTGGAAGGTCAGTTTGCAATAATGCACATAACGGATGACGCCACTAAATTCTACCACGTGCTTTCAACTTTGGATAGACAGTACGCAACTGAAGTCGAGGATATTCTCACCGGTCCAGCCGATTACAAAAAACTGAAAGCGGAATTAATCAAACGACTGTCCGTGTCCCGGGAAAATAAAGTGAAGCAGTTGCTTATGCATGAGGAACTTGGCAACCGTAAGCCATCTCAATTCCTGCGACACTTGCAGCACCTTGCAGGACCGAATATGCCTCCAAATTTCCTCAAAACAATCTGGACGAGTCGACTGCCGACGGCAATGCAATCCATCGTCGCGTCCCAGCCAACGTTGCCCTTGGACGACCTTGCGGAGCTAGCTGATCGGATTAATGATATAGCGACGCCGGTGCAACACGTTGCGGCAACCACGTCATCTCCGATTGACCAGTTAGTTCAACAGGTAGCTCAGCTGACTAAACAAGTAAGTGCATTGACAATGCAAGTGAACCGTGAACCACGAGAACGGCGACGCACGGAACGACGACGAGAGCGCTGTAGCCGTTCGTCATCACAGCGCTCGCAGTCAAGCTACCGCCGGTATCCAATCTGCTGGTACCATAATAAACACGGAGGTAAGGCGCAGAAGTGCATTAAGCCATGTAATTATAGGTCGGAAAACGCCCCAGGCAGTCAGTGA
- the LOC126975268 gene encoding GILT-like protein 1, translated as MIKRISIYFILLCILSTSYGQVQSINGTIKMLIGTTSNCSNARNFITGFGNIYEHYKQFLDIEFIPWGRTTVSETGELSCQFGPADCWANRVQRCVISMLNGDQDRIMKYMRCEFGSTLPSFSGSYQCVSEVGLRLVEVDYCVTTTGDALEPPAHAASIEPVRIINFIPFIIFNGVIDQQISTQGRLRLESVLCFALANDPTTGITQCRI; from the coding sequence ATGATTAAAcgtatttcaatttatttcatattattatgtattcttTCCACTTCGTATGGACAAGTACAAAGCATAAATGGAACCATTAAAATGCTGATCGGGACAACTTCAAACTGCAGCAACGCAAGGAATTTCATAACCGGATTCGGTAACATTTACGAACACTACAAGCAGTTTCTTGATATTGAATTCATTCCGTGGGGTCGCACCACAGTATCAGAAACCGGCGAACTATCTTGTCAATTCGGTCCAGCAGATTGTTGGGCCAATCGCGTGCAGAGATGTGTTATCAGCATGCTGAACGGTGACCAAGATAGAATAATGAAATACATGCGTTGTGAATTTGGTTCTACGTTGCCCAGTTTCAGTGGAAGCTATCAGTGTGTTAGTGAGGTTGGTCTACGTTTAGTTGAAGTGGATTATTGCGTAACAACAACAGGTGATGCATTAGAACCGCCAGCTCATGCTGCATCTATAGAACCAGTACGCATTATAAACTTTATTCCATTTATAATCTTTAATGGAGTTATAGATCAACAAATTTCAACACAAGGTAGACTTAGATTGGAAAGTGTGTTGTGTTTTGCTTTAGCTAATGATCCTACTACTGGTATCACACaatgtagaatataa
- the LOC126975417 gene encoding tigger transposable element-derived protein 4-like, which yields MDQGVITCLKSHYRRLQVLKLIQSIDSNNQNSFTVLDAILMISEAWEKVSQKTIANCFGHAGFKDLTSLITRTSDDVIDDDEEDNISLAQLAQNLRPALSTTETDEFIDVDQSIAICAPATEDDIVREVQEENENEQEDSEEQFTLPTLIDGLNAVSVLRKIVLFNEEFHMQGN from the coding sequence ATGGACCAAGGTGTAATAACATGTTTAAAATCTCATTATAGAAGACTgcaagtgttaaagttaatacaAAGCATTGACAGTAATAATCAGAACAGCTTTACGGTTCTTGATGCCATCTTGATGATATCCGAAGCATGGGAAAAAGTTTCACAAAAAACTATAGCTAACTGCTTTGGGCATGCAGGTTTTAAAGATCTTACAAGTCTTATAACAAGAACCTCAGATGATGTGATTGACGACGATGAAGAGGACAATATATCTTTGGCTCAATTAGCCCAAAATTTACGACCTGCTTTATCTACTACTGAAACAGACGAGTTCATTGATGTAGATCAGTCTATTGCAATTTGTGCACCAGCTACGGAGGATGATATTGTACGTGAAGTTCAAgaggaaaatgaaaatgaacagGAAGACTCGGAAGAACAATTTACATTGCCAACTTTGATTGACGGTCTCAATGCTGTTAGTGTATTACGAAAGATTGTTCTTTTTAATGAAGAGTTCCACATGCAGGGAAATTGA